A single genomic interval of Microbacterium sp. LWO14-1.2 harbors:
- a CDS encoding LacI family DNA-binding transcriptional regulator — MNSDSTPALRVTISDVATAAGVSRATATRALKGEGRFAPETQERILAEAERLGYVPNTMAAELAAGRTGTVGLMLRDASNPAYGLLFSRLQDEAHQRGLDLLTVTIGADEQGAKQVGALHRLLGMRVAGLIVATGGITTAQLEPFADQVPILRAGRAETSGRIHSAHYDDPAHGRLLASHVVSLGHRRVVVLAGDEEVSFPEHLRALAMHETLSDAGVDVTLVSTGARPEDGVPEALGLVRGGATAVMCASDYRQLAVMRALRDAGLSVPGDVSVTGCDGILPGADLLGLTTVRIPVEQVAAAAVETMQELLTAESDAPVRRGFAGELVLGATAGAL, encoded by the coding sequence ATGAACTCTGACTCGACGCCTGCCCTTCGGGTGACGATCTCCGACGTCGCGACCGCGGCCGGGGTGTCTCGCGCGACCGCGACCAGGGCGCTGAAGGGCGAGGGGCGGTTCGCTCCCGAGACGCAGGAGCGGATCCTCGCGGAGGCCGAACGCCTCGGGTACGTGCCGAACACGATGGCCGCCGAGCTCGCCGCCGGACGCACCGGCACGGTCGGACTCATGCTGCGCGACGCCAGCAACCCTGCGTACGGTCTGCTGTTCTCACGGTTGCAGGACGAAGCGCACCAGCGAGGACTCGACCTGCTCACCGTCACGATCGGTGCCGACGAGCAGGGTGCCAAGCAGGTCGGCGCGCTGCACCGACTGCTCGGCATGCGCGTCGCGGGGCTCATCGTCGCGACCGGCGGCATCACCACCGCGCAGCTCGAGCCGTTCGCCGACCAGGTGCCGATCCTGCGCGCCGGTCGCGCGGAGACCTCGGGGCGCATCCACTCGGCGCACTACGACGATCCGGCGCACGGGCGGCTGCTCGCCTCGCACGTGGTGTCGCTGGGGCACCGTCGGGTGGTCGTGCTCGCCGGCGACGAGGAGGTGTCGTTCCCGGAGCATCTGCGGGCGCTCGCGATGCACGAGACGCTGTCGGATGCCGGGGTCGACGTGACTCTCGTCTCGACCGGGGCGCGGCCGGAAGACGGCGTGCCCGAGGCGCTGGGTCTTGTCCGCGGCGGCGCGACCGCCGTGATGTGCGCGTCGGACTACCGGCAGCTCGCCGTCATGCGGGCTCTGCGTGACGCTGGCCTCTCGGTGCCCGGCGATGTGAGCGTGACGGGGTGCGACGGCATCCTTCCCGGCGCCGACCTGCTGGGGCTCACGACCGTGCGCATTCCCGTGGAGCAGGTCGCCGCCGCGGCCGTCGAGACCATGCAGGAGCTGCTGACCGCTGAGTCCGATGCTCCTGTGCGGCGTGGGTTCGCCGGGGAGCTGGTGCTCGGGGCGACCGCCGGAGCCCTCTGA
- a CDS encoding phosphodiesterase gives MILTEHPRPSHTFVHISDTHLPGERSPLYGSGADADSNLDLMLSRLIASGLRPDALLMTGDLTDRGDASAYERLRALVDPAAEALGCEVVWVAGNHDDRGTMRSALALSGSGSDPITEVRWFGGLRVIVVDSTVPGAHWGEVPAEQLSWLASELASPAPDGTLLLMHHPPLPTVLDLAVTVELRDQPALAEVLRGSDVRGILSGHVHHPSFGTFAGIPVAVASSSAYGQDLAQPVGATRGQDAAQGYNLVHVYADSVVHSVVSLERGADVGEPVGAEDAGTRIADRGIAWRDSSPVR, from the coding sequence ATGATCCTCACCGAACACCCCCGTCCGTCGCACACGTTCGTGCACATCTCCGACACGCACCTGCCCGGCGAGAGGTCGCCCCTCTACGGCAGCGGGGCGGATGCCGATTCGAACCTCGACCTCATGCTGTCGCGGCTGATCGCCTCAGGACTCCGGCCCGACGCGCTGCTGATGACCGGCGATCTCACCGACCGCGGGGATGCATCGGCGTACGAGCGGCTGCGGGCCCTGGTCGACCCGGCTGCGGAGGCCCTGGGGTGCGAGGTCGTGTGGGTCGCGGGGAACCATGACGACCGCGGGACGATGCGGTCTGCGCTGGCGTTGTCAGGGTCTGGCTCTGATCCGATCACCGAGGTGCGCTGGTTCGGCGGGCTGCGGGTGATCGTGGTCGACTCGACCGTGCCCGGTGCGCACTGGGGCGAGGTCCCAGCCGAGCAACTGTCGTGGCTCGCGTCGGAGCTCGCATCGCCCGCGCCCGATGGGACGCTGCTGCTCATGCACCACCCGCCGCTGCCGACCGTGCTCGACCTCGCGGTGACCGTCGAGCTGCGCGATCAGCCGGCGCTGGCAGAGGTACTGCGCGGGTCGGATGTGCGCGGCATCCTCTCGGGTCACGTGCACCACCCGTCGTTCGGCACGTTCGCGGGGATCCCCGTCGCGGTCGCGTCGTCGAGCGCGTACGGGCAGGATCTCGCGCAGCCCGTCGGCGCGACGAGAGGTCAGGATGCCGCGCAGGGCTACAACCTCGTGCACGTCTACGCCGACTCGGTCGTGCACTCCGTGGTGTCTCTCGAACGCGGCGCCGATGTGGGCGAGCCGGTCGGAGCGGAGGATGCCGGGACCCGCATCGCCGACCGCGGCATCGCCTGGCGGGATTCCTCTCCGGTTCGTTGA
- a CDS encoding HAD family phosphatase, with product MSAIRLVLFDLDGVVRHFDPENVATIEREHGLAIGSIEARAFTPSHLELVTTGAISRAEWIHRVGEELGNPVAAEAWGSQPFRADQEVLELVDELRARGIRTAILTNGTDTIPEEVESLGLDSHFEAVFNSAEIGWTKPDERAFRHVIEAMGVEPTEAFFTDDSAAKLGGADALGMVVHHFVGLEELREALGAAGVWG from the coding sequence ATGTCTGCCATCCGTCTCGTCCTGTTCGATCTCGACGGCGTGGTCCGCCACTTCGATCCCGAGAACGTCGCGACCATCGAACGCGAGCACGGACTCGCCATCGGGTCGATCGAAGCCCGGGCCTTCACCCCGAGCCACCTCGAACTGGTCACCACCGGCGCGATCTCGCGCGCCGAATGGATCCACCGGGTAGGCGAGGAACTCGGCAACCCTGTCGCGGCCGAGGCCTGGGGAAGTCAGCCGTTCCGGGCCGATCAGGAGGTGCTCGAGCTGGTGGACGAGCTGCGAGCCCGCGGCATCCGCACCGCCATCCTGACCAACGGCACCGACACGATCCCGGAGGAAGTGGAGTCTCTGGGGTTGGATTCGCACTTCGAGGCCGTGTTCAACTCGGCGGAGATCGGATGGACGAAACCCGACGAGCGGGCGTTCCGGCACGTGATCGAGGCCATGGGAGTTGAGCCGACGGAGGCGTTCTTCACGGACGACTCGGCGGCGAAGCTGGGCGGTGCAGATGCGTTGGGGATGGTGGTGCATCACTTCGTCGGCCTGGAGGAGCTGCGGGAAGCGCTCGGCGCGGCGGGAGTGTGGGGGTAG
- a CDS encoding Ltp family lipoprotein, with the protein MTDQNPAPGWYPAPHANNEQRYWDGIQWLEPQPPVPAPDSSTAVLPSADAPTEVVPSNTSTGIPGMAASPHMPAPPAPGATAFPAAAPSAPPKKSKKKGLIIAGSVLAGILIVGGIANAVNGGGNSNTTTADEQPAAVTDTTATVEEEEPVVMVTVPDVTGMTAAEALVALTSAGLNPPVVSTLTDPLAKVLSTNPAAGASVEEGADITLALEEKPKLTIGQENAIRSAKNYLGFTGFSRTGLIGQLEFEGFSTEDATFAVDNAGADWNAEAAEKAASYLEFSSFSRQGLYDQLAYEGFLPTEIEFGLAAVGY; encoded by the coding sequence ATGACCGATCAGAATCCGGCGCCGGGTTGGTACCCCGCGCCGCACGCAAACAACGAACAGCGTTACTGGGACGGCATCCAGTGGTTGGAGCCGCAACCGCCGGTGCCCGCCCCCGACTCGTCCACGGCCGTTCTGCCGAGTGCGGATGCTCCGACGGAGGTTGTACCGAGTAACACCTCGACCGGCATCCCCGGGATGGCGGCTTCGCCTCACATGCCGGCGCCTCCCGCACCGGGCGCGACGGCTTTTCCGGCCGCCGCCCCTAGCGCGCCGCCGAAGAAGTCCAAGAAGAAGGGGCTGATCATCGCCGGGTCGGTTCTTGCGGGGATTCTCATCGTGGGCGGCATCGCCAACGCGGTGAACGGCGGGGGAAACAGCAACACGACAACGGCCGACGAGCAGCCGGCCGCAGTGACCGATACGACCGCGACTGTCGAGGAAGAGGAGCCTGTCGTCATGGTGACGGTTCCCGATGTCACCGGAATGACGGCGGCGGAGGCGCTGGTCGCGCTGACCAGCGCCGGCCTGAATCCTCCGGTTGTGTCGACGCTGACCGACCCCCTCGCGAAGGTGCTCTCCACGAATCCCGCGGCGGGCGCGTCAGTCGAAGAGGGCGCGGACATCACACTCGCGCTGGAGGAGAAGCCCAAGCTGACGATCGGGCAGGAGAACGCCATCCGCTCTGCGAAGAACTACCTCGGCTTCACCGGGTTCTCGCGTACAGGTCTGATCGGTCAGCTCGAGTTCGAAGGGTTCTCGACGGAAGACGCGACTTTCGCTGTCGACAACGCCGGAGCTGACTGGAACGCCGAAGCCGCAGAGAAGGCAGCGTCTTACCTCGAGTTCTCCTCGTTCTCGCGTCAGGGTCTCTACGACCAGCTCGCATACGAGGGGTTCCTCCCGACCGAGATCGAGTTCGGGCTGGCAGCTGTGGGCTACTGA